Proteins found in one Armatimonadota bacterium genomic segment:
- a CDS encoding DUF1116 domain-containing protein has translation MVLHSGPPVTWDRMCGAQRGAVIGMVLFEGWAQDAGGATRLLESGEIKLEPNHHHQAVGPMAGTISPSLPVFVVENTVFGNRAFCRQVERQQQFGDYSEGAVRGLQTWRDFWAPSIAAGLRQMGGGLGLKTIIAKALQMGDELHNRQVAASSLFANAMAVPMIKAGLPADRLIGTLGYLANHEVFFLSMAMAAAKASADPASGIEHSTVVTAMARNGTEFGIRVSGLGDEWFTAPAPRIEGLYFPGYKEEDAGLDMGDSAITETVGWGGFVLGGAPGILNLVGGTPEQAMRYSAEMREITVATHAVYRIPAFGFDGVPVGIDIRKVVRTGTTPIIDTAIAHKDPGHPMIGAGLVRAPLECFEKALGAFASRYG, from the coding sequence ATGGTCCTGCACTCCGGCCCGCCCGTGACCTGGGATCGCATGTGCGGGGCCCAGCGGGGCGCGGTGATCGGGATGGTGCTCTTCGAGGGGTGGGCACAGGACGCCGGCGGCGCGACGCGACTTCTCGAGAGCGGAGAGATCAAACTGGAGCCCAACCACCACCACCAGGCCGTGGGGCCGATGGCAGGCACCATCTCTCCTTCGCTGCCCGTGTTCGTGGTCGAGAACACGGTCTTTGGCAACCGCGCCTTCTGCCGCCAGGTGGAACGCCAACAGCAGTTCGGCGACTACAGCGAGGGAGCCGTGCGGGGGCTGCAGACGTGGCGCGACTTCTGGGCCCCCTCGATTGCGGCCGGGCTGCGCCAGATGGGCGGCGGCCTGGGCCTGAAGACGATAATCGCCAAGGCGCTCCAGATGGGCGACGAGTTGCACAACCGGCAGGTGGCCGCCTCGAGCCTGTTCGCCAACGCCATGGCCGTGCCCATGATCAAGGCCGGCCTGCCGGCCGATCGCCTGATCGGCACGCTGGGCTACCTCGCAAACCACGAGGTGTTCTTCCTGTCAATGGCAATGGCCGCGGCCAAGGCCTCCGCGGACCCGGCCTCCGGGATCGAGCACAGCACCGTCGTGACCGCCATGGCGCGGAACGGCACCGAGTTTGGGATCAGGGTGAGCGGCCTGGGTGACGAGTGGTTCACCGCGCCCGCGCCCCGCATCGAGGGGCTCTACTTCCCCGGGTACAAGGAGGAAGATGCCGGACTCGACATGGGCGACTCAGCGATCACCGAAACGGTCGGATGGGGGGGCTTCGTGCTGGGAGGCGCGCCCGGCATCCTGAACCTGGTAGGAGGGACGCCCGAGCAGGCCATGCGGTACAGCGCCGAGATGCGCGAGATCACGGTGGCAACCCATGCGGTCTACCGCATTCCCGCGTTCGGGTTCGACGGCGTGCCTGTCGGCATAGACATCCGGAAGGTAGTCCGCACCGGCACCACCCCGATCATAGACACCGCCATCGCCCACAAGGACCCTGGACACCCGATGATCGGCGCAGGGCTCGTCCGGGCGCCGCTGGAGTGCTTTGAGAAAGCCCTTGGGGCGTTTGCGAGCAGGTACGGGTAG
- a CDS encoding L-lysine dehydrogenase, giving the protein MAGDIRSVLVLGLGKVGSLIATLLHETGFAVTGADMNDVAGLPFPAINLDMKRPGDLTRMSGFDAVVSCLPYNFNVGIASTAHELGIHYFDLTEDVKTTQAIIQMSGNARAVMAPQCGLAPGFIAIVGAALAQAFDPIRCIRLRVGALPQHPTGLLGYAFNWSPEGVVNEYLNDCEVIEDGVHKWVSPLEWLETIVIGGVQLEAFTTSGGLGTMCDTFRGRVQNLDYKTIRYPGHAKLMNFFFHELLMREDRTRAGEILVHAKPQVNEDVVYVHAAVEGWKGGRLSREEFVRAYYPLEVAGRRWRAISWTTAASACAVVEMVSNGTIPRKGLLKQEEIPLSEFLKTRNGRLYNCEPDWGMRTGGTRSSAPSS; this is encoded by the coding sequence GTGGCTGGAGATATCAGATCCGTTTTGGTCCTTGGTTTGGGCAAGGTCGGCTCGCTGATCGCCACCCTGCTTCATGAAACAGGGTTCGCGGTAACCGGCGCCGACATGAATGATGTCGCCGGCCTGCCGTTTCCGGCCATCAACCTGGATATGAAACGCCCCGGCGACTTGACCCGGATGAGCGGATTCGACGCGGTCGTTTCCTGTCTCCCCTACAACTTCAATGTCGGCATTGCCTCCACTGCCCACGAACTCGGCATTCACTACTTTGACCTGACCGAGGACGTCAAGACGACCCAGGCGATCATCCAGATGAGCGGCAACGCGCGTGCCGTGATGGCGCCGCAGTGCGGGCTTGCGCCCGGATTCATCGCCATCGTGGGCGCTGCTCTGGCCCAGGCGTTCGATCCAATCCGATGCATCCGGCTGCGAGTCGGGGCGCTTCCGCAACACCCGACCGGCCTGCTGGGATACGCGTTCAACTGGTCACCCGAAGGCGTGGTGAACGAGTACCTCAACGACTGTGAAGTCATCGAAGACGGCGTTCACAAGTGGGTATCCCCCCTGGAATGGCTGGAAACCATCGTCATCGGAGGCGTCCAGCTCGAAGCCTTCACGACGTCCGGCGGGCTCGGCACGATGTGTGACACCTTCCGGGGGCGTGTTCAGAACCTGGACTACAAGACCATTCGCTACCCCGGGCACGCGAAACTGATGAACTTCTTCTTTCACGAATTGCTGATGCGCGAAGATAGGACCCGTGCCGGTGAGATCCTGGTGCACGCCAAGCCGCAGGTCAATGAAGACGTCGTATATGTTCACGCCGCCGTGGAGGGATGGAAGGGAGGGCGCCTCTCGCGCGAGGAGTTCGTGAGGGCCTACTACCCGCTCGAGGTTGCCGGTCGCCGGTGGCGGGCCATCTCATGGACGACCGCCGCTTCCGCCTGTGCGGTGGTGGAAATGGTGAGCAACGGGACGATACCGCGCAAGGGTCTCCTCAAGCAAGAGGAGATCCCGCTATCCGAGTTCCTGAAGACCAGAAATGGGCGTCTTTACAATTGTGAACCGGATTGGGGGATGCGGACCGGCGGGACCAGGTCATCGGCGCCCTCATCCTGA